From Zingiber officinale cultivar Zhangliang unplaced genomic scaffold, Zo_v1.1 ctg136, whole genome shotgun sequence, one genomic window encodes:
- the LOC122036294 gene encoding zinc finger MYM-type protein 1-like, which produces MFSKKYLSGSQKRNKRKRVEEIIKTQKGALHKFFKNSSSIEDSVDELQEENQELNDYAIDEQQLSNQEELNDYATNEQQLSNQEELNNHTINEQNELIENDDNNHAMNEQEELKENDDNDLNVEVGNIIEDENELEKTGHVFDIYDPRSWDNIDNKTRDLLVEKGPIRESNLKFTLDEFSRHFSYSYYTRKLPNGENQDRKWLVYSKDANKVYCFCCKLFKSVKNKSLLANEGLNDWKHLSDRLRQHENGIDHITNMRTWINLEIRLKKNETIDKEIQVQIKKEKEHWKLVLARIISVVKCLVKRNLAFRGDNEKIYQSSNGNFLGLLELIAEFDLVMQEHFRRIQNNEIHYHYLSHKIQNELIFILGSKVRSTIIEKIKEAKYFSVILDCTSDASHHEQMTLIIRCVDVLACPIKVNEYFIEFLKVDDTSGLGLFNELQSVLETLGLDIDNVRGQGYDNGSNMKGKNQGVQKRFLEINPRAFYMPCACHSLNLTICDMANSCVKAVSFFGVVQRMYTLFASSTKRWKILQDHVHQLTLKSLSTTRWESHVNSITAIITQPNEIREALYELSKVSEDAKTRSEAESLVTHELESFEFLLGMTIWHNILKKIELISKKLQSKDMQIDIAIKILRGLISYFERYREEGFQSAMTLVKEIASKMEIDPIFPKKRTIHRKKQFDENYHEEISQSAEESFRINYFIVVVDIAISSLKSRFEQLEIFENIFGFPFNPKKFLSMNDNRLYECCNNLQVALKYNDKSDIDADDLFSELQVLQMCLPTETKSAFEVLEFVKVLYCFPNISIAYRVLLTIPITVASAERSFSKLKLIKSHLRSTMSQDRLNGLAILCIENEVLEKLDLEDLIDDFASQNARRSRFFQ; this is translated from the coding sequence atgttttcaaagaAATATCTATCTGGGAGtcagaaaagaaacaaaagaaaaagagtagaAGAGATTATTAAAACTCAGAAAGGTGCTcttcataaattttttaaaaatagctcttcaattgaagattcagttgatgaattacaagaagaaaatcaagaactAAATGATTATGCAATAGATGAGCAACAATTaagtaatcaagaagaactaaatgattatgcaacaaatgagcaaCAACtgagtaatcaagaagaacttAATAATCATACAATCAATGAGCAGAACGAATTGATAGAAAATGATGACAATAACCATGCAATGAATGAGCAAGAAGAATTGAaagaaaatgatgataatgatttgaatgtagAAGTTGGTAATATAATTGAGGATGAAAATGAGTTAGAGAAAACTGGTCATGTTTTTGATATATATGATCCAAGATCTTGGGATAACATTGATAATAAAACAAGAGATCTGTTGGTAGAGAAAGGTCCTATAAGAGAAAGTAATCTTAAGTTTACTCTAGATGAGTTTTCGAGACATTTTTCATATTCTTATTACACAAGAAAATTACCAAATGGAGAGAATCAAGATAGAAAATGGCTTGTATACTCGAAAGATGCAAACAAAGTATattgtttttgttgcaaattgTTTAAATCAGTGAAAAATAAAAGTTTGTTGGCAAATGAAGGTTTGAATGATTGGAAACATTTAAGTGATAGACTTAGACAACATGAGAATGGTATTGACCATATTACTAACATGAGAACTTGGATTAATTTGGAAATTAGATTGAAAAAGAATGAAACAATTGACAAAGAGATCCAAGTGCAAattaagaaagagaaagaacATTGGAAACTTGTTTTAGCTAGGATTATTTCTGTTGTGAAATGTCTTGTTAAACGTAATTTGGCTTTTCGTGGGGATAATGAAAAAATTTACCAAAGTAGTAATGGTAACTTTTTGGGGCTACTTGAATTAATTGCAGAATTTGATTTGGTAATGCAAGAGCATTTTAGACGCATTCAAAATAATGAGATTCATTATCATTACCTtagtcataagattcaaaatgagTTGATTTTTATATTAGGTTCTAAAGTCAGAAGTActataattgaaaaaataaaagaggcaaaatatttttcagtgATACTTGATTGTACTTCAGATGCAAGTCACCATGAGCAAATGACTTTGATAATTCGATGTGTGGATGTCTTAGCTTGCCCTATAAAGGTAAATGAGTATTTTATAGAGTTTTTAAAAGTGGATGATACATCTGGATTAGGACTTTTTAATGAATTGCAATCTGTTTTAGAAACCCTCGgacttgatattgataatgtgaggGGACAAGGTTATGATAATGGTTCTAATATGAAAGGTAAAAATCAAGGTGTACAAAAGAGATTTCTTGAAATAAATCCAAGAGCATTTTATATGCCATGTGCTTGTCATTCTCTTAATTTAACAATTTGTGATATGGCAAATTCTTGTGTTAAGGCTGTGTCATTTTTTGGAGTTGTGCAGcgcatgtatactttatttgctaGTTCTACAAAAAGGTGGAAGATTTTACAAGATCATGTTCATCAATTAACTTTAAAGTCATTGTCAACAACAAGATGGGAAAGTCATGTTAATAGTATCACAGCCATAATAACTCAACCAAATGAGATAAGAGAAGCTTTATATGAATTATCGAAAGTTAGTGAAGATGCTAAGACTAGGAGTGAGGCTGAATCTTTAGTAACACATGAACttgaaagttttgaatttttgttggGCATGACTATATGGCAtaacattttgaaaaaaattgaatTGATTAGTAAAAAGTTGCAATCTAAAGATATGCAAATTGATATTGCAATAAAGATTTTGAGAGGATTGATTTCTTATTTTGAAAGATATAGGGAGGAAGGTTTCCAATCTGCTATGACATTAGTGAAAGAGATTGCATCTAAAATGGAAATTGATCCTATTTTTCCTAAAAAACGTACAATTCATAGAAAGAAACAATTCGATGAAAATTATCATGAAGAGATTTCACAATCTGCTGAAGAATCTTTTaggattaattattttattgttgttgttgatatTGCTATTTCCTCTTTAAAAAGTAGATTTGAACAATTAGAAATCTTTGAAAACATTTTTGGTTTTCCATTCAATcctaaaaaatttctttcaatGAATGATAATAGATTGTATGAGTGTTGTAATAATCTTCAAGTTGCTCTAAAATATAATGACAAGTCTGATATTGATGCTGATGATTTATTTTCTGAATTGCAAGTACTACAAATGTGTTTACCAACAGAAACAAAGTCAGCTTTTGAAGTTCTTGAGTTTGTAAAAGTCTTGTATTGTTTTCCTAATATTTCCATTGCTTATAGAGTTTTGTTAACTATACCCATTACTGTAGCATCAGCAGAAAGAAGTTTTTCTAAACTAAAATTGATAAAATCTCACTTGCGTTCAACTATGTCTCAAGACAGATTAAATGGCTTGGCAATTTTATGCATTGAAAATGAGGTGTTAGAAAAACTTGATTTGGAAGACcttattgatgattttgcttCCCAAAATGCTAGAAGATCtagattttttcaatga